The genomic region CTGTAATACATACATATAGCATAACATCCATGGCCACTCATAGACAGTCTTCACATGCGAGCCGAGCTGTAGGCTCTCGCTTCATTCCCCCCCCTTCCCCAGACTCTCTCGTGATGCTCAAATTCTCAACCCCCAGACTAGACAGGTCACCCCGGATGGAGGCGTCGGTAGTGGACGGATGATTAGTGAGTACCGAGTAGTAGCCTGGAACAAAGCGCCGAGTGCAACGCAACCTTCATGTCTATGTATGCATTTGTGCAGGCTGCACATACAGTACATGTTATCCTCGGTTATGGACTGTTGTGACATGATATCTCACTTCGATTCAACTTCATTTACGGAAACACGCCTACCCTGCGGCTGCGTTATTGGTCCACAAACGTCGCATCAGACCTGACAACAGGACACTCCGCCGTCATTATGCGATCTAGTCGAATCTTGGTACCATGCTCCGAAGACGGGCCGCAGATCGTGAAATGATGCTTGTTACTTTGTCATGAGGTGGACTTGATCCCCAGATTCAGGATCAAAGCCGAAGCCATCAGGAAGAGGCTCTAGCTGTCAACGGCAAGATACTGGGGGATCAGCAACGACCAAAGCCAAGCGTTGGATCGCTTTTGTTGCTCGGCAACCTGACGTTAGCCCACCTAAGTTAGGGTCcgcttaaaaaataaaagtttgACGGCCTGTCTCAGGTATATCgctacatatatatatatatatatggaATTATACGGACATCACGAATTGCGCAGATTCTTCTAGTCAAATGGTATGTAGGTAGGCCATGGTTTTCCCCAACCTCACCGACCGACGGTCTCGGAAAAGGGGGGTGGAATATAGCGTCTCGTTATGCAACAGCCCCGACACTCAAGCCATCTTTCGACAGCGAATGAAGCGGCTGAAGCAACAGTTATTCTTGGACCTGTCGATAGGATGATTGACACCATAACAAGTTGATGGCTCCTTATAAGTTATCGAGCTGCAAAGCAATCGACCCTGACTCCGAAGAGCAGGGGATCACTAGGCACAGATCCGTGTTTgcttgaagaaagagaaaagaaaatttTGGTTGCGGCTCGGAGACTTAAATACACAAAATTGTTACTGTCTGCTTACATAATCCGGTCTAACTGCGGAATTACCCAGCCACGTCCTGTTCCACCAGCCACGATTCAAAGTGATTATTCGTGCTTGTCAACCTCAGGCCTATCTTtctgcctacctaggtacccaGAAATAGTCGTTTTATCATCTAACATAGTCCCATCACATACATCGACGTTGCCATCGCGATACGACTGCCAAGATGGACGCCGCAACGATTGAAGAGACGAACAGAATTCGCATCTCCCTGGGAATGAAGCCTCTGCCTGTCCCAGGAGCAGATAATACCAGTCAAAACCAGTCAATGTACGCGGATGGCGATGCACCCAGCACACTGGAGAGCCGCCAAGCTCAGGCCTACGACAACTACAACAAGATGATCGAAGCggaaaaggcaaagaagaagcgcgAGGAGAAAGCCGCAGCTGTCCGAAAAGCCCGGGAGCTGGCGCAACGAAATGCAGTTCTGGAAGGCAAAGGCTTCGGAGAAGCCGAGGAGGGTGGCGATCTTAGCGCCAAAGACTGGCTCATTGGACAAAAGAAGcgacagaagaagatcgcCAAAGTCAGGAAattggaggaggagctggCCGCAGCcgaggctgaagctgctgctgcggtcCAGTATACTTCCAAGGATCTCGCTGGTATCAAAGTTGGACATGACACGGCGGCTTTCCTCGATGGCGACGACCAGATTCTCACCCTCAAAGATACAACCATTGATGAgaacgaggaagaaggcgatGAGCTGGAGAATCTGAACATGCGCGAGGCCGAAAAGCTTGCCGAGAGActtgacaacaagaagaagaaaccaGGCTACAACCCCCtagatgacgacgaggacggcGAGCGTGGTATACTATCACACTacgatgaagagattgagggcAAGAAATCCAAGAAGTTCACCCTCGACACAAGTGGCGTCATTGCAGAGCTCTCAGATATTCTTGAGAAACCGGCtgacaagacaaagaatggCCAGAACGTGAGCTTGGACGACGTTATCGGTAAGCTCTGCTTGCATACCCAAAGAAAAGAACACCACACTAATATAACAACTTTTATAGGTGATGCCCCTATTTCTTCAGACTATATAGACCCCTCACAGATCAAAGtcaagaagcctaaaaagaagaagggcaataAAGGAACCAGACAAAAGcccaaggatgatgatgatctcttTTCCATTGAAACAACACCCACAGATGACTTGATGGACATCGACTCAAACGACATgacgaagaaaaagagaaaggcagTTGATGATACTTTTGTGGATGACGACGACCTTCAAGCAACACTCGCGATCCAAAGAAAGAATGCcttgaagaagcgaaagaggACCCGACCCGAAGACATCGCCCGGCTGCTCAAGGAGGATGATAATGAGCCAGAACCAGCAGAGCAACAAGAGGGTGGCCTTGTTCTCGATGAAGTCTCAGAGTTTGTTGCAGGCCTAAGTAAACCAGGTGAAAACGAAGAACGCAAGCCTAGAAGACCAAAGACTGTATCAAAGTCCCCAGAACCCGATGACGACCACCCCATGGGCGACGATGCAGAAGTagttgaagagaagcccCAATCATCAGCTGTCGAGGAGTTGGATGAGGCAGGcgtcgaagaagagaaggccgTTGGTGCAGGTATGGGCGCGGCTCTCGCGCTACTAAGAGAGCGTGGTCTCGTGGAAGATACACGTGGAGATGCGGAATACACCAGCTTGCGAAACCGAGAAGACTTCCTCGCAAAGAAACGTCTTTtagaagaagagctggacGAGCAGGCACGCGCGCAGCGAGAGCGTGACCGTACAAGTGGCAAGCTGGATAGGATGTCAGTTCGTGAGCGTGAGGAGTGGGCACGTCAACAAAACACCTGGCGAGATCAGCAGCAGTCTCGGCGCATGGCTGAGCTGTTCTCAGCAGGATACAAACCCAACGTCGACATCAAGTACACCGATGACCACGGCCGTTCTCTCGACCACAAGGAGGCGTTCAAGTACATGAGCCACAAGTTCCATGGCAAGGGAAGCGGCAAGGGCAAGACAGAGAAGCGGCTTAAGAAGATCGAGGACGAGAAGCGACGCGAAGCACAGAGCATGTTTGACGCTAGTTCTGCCGGTATGAGTCTGGCagctcaacagcagctcaagaagcgaCGGGAAGCTGGTGTACGACTTGCATAATTCACTTGACTTTTTATCAACAGAATGGAGTTGGGGGCTACGAATAGTAATACCGGCAATGGACAATTCAGATCAACGAAAAGGTGCTTTTACCCTTTGCTCATGTGCTTATTTGAGATTTCATTTCTGGCTGACACCATGCGAAAATTTAGATCCAAGGTATGTTTCGTGTTCAACTAACTCTGACCTAGGCTCCTGTTTTCCTCCCTAATTGCTTTCCACGGCAGCCTCTTTTTTGACAGCCCCTTTATTCTTTCAGTCTCCGGGAAAATGCAAGTTCAAAGTATGAGCTTCAAGTGAAACAATATCTCTGCCATCATTTCTTCATGATAGACTGGCCTTTGTTCTCAGCCGCCATCTCGTTCCAGGTCCTCTTCATGTCCCTCATTGCCTCTTCCACCTCCCCTTCCATAGCCTGCGCCATCTTCGAAGCCAGGGTCGACTCCTGTTCTGACTTACcagccgatgatgagaacaaTGGTAGGGGGGCCACACTGTTGTGGTGGCTGGAGTTCTTCACCTTTGTAAATGTGAGTCCAGGAGGGTATTGGGAAGCCATGATTGTTCGTGAAATCGAGGACCTAGAAAGATTAGCCGGTTAACTGTTTGTGACTTACCTGCAAAGCCTGCCTGCGGGAGAGAATGTAAGGCTGGTCAGTTGAATAGCTCTTGGTGTCAGGGCTGGCACAAACGAGCTTTTTATACCAAGATGCTCGTTACTAGTGGTCTGCGAATATGTGAAGGTTCAACGAACATCACCTTTGTTGAGAAAATAGTCATGGTGATTGTTTTCCTTGTGTGCTCTGCATAGAGGTGGTTGTTCCTAGAATCAGTAAAGCTGAACTGTTGGAGAATAGTTGCTGTTCACTTCAACTCTTTCACACAACGCGTGATCCAGAAACAGAAGACCAGTATGCGTCATACTGTAAAGAAATCAATTTCGTGTATCCTAGGTGTCTatgagggaaaagaaataatacACGCCAGTATCCCAAGCGAGTCCCCTCCCCTCAAAAAATAAGAACCACTAACTCCAAACACATTTGTTCTGTGTCAAGGCCTCACAGGATTGATCAGACCTATAGGCTGACCTTTGCCCCGATTCCCTTGCCTGTATAATGGATTTTCTCAGTCCAGCTGCCCAATCTCACAGTCACGTTGGCTATGGCATCAAGCTTAAGCGATCCGCCCAGTGCTTCTTTCAGCTTGCCATAGCCCACGCTGCTGGCAGACCATATGACTGGCAAGCGCGGGGTCTGGGATCGCCCAGGTGTTGCTGGGAAAGGTTCATCGTGTATAATCTGACCGACTGGTTCAGTGTGGTTGTAAAGAGCAGTCGCGTTTATGTGTTCTATGTATAAAGTGTTGTATAGCAACGGAGAAAGAAGTGTAAAAGTGGCTgtcgaagaaaagagatGAAAGGTGGCATCTGCGATAAAGTGTGGCTTCTCGTCTCCGTGCTCGTCCTCGCCTGGGACAGTTATTCGCGGTGTAGGCAGAGTAATATTGATCTTCGACAAGGCCTCGCCGATTATAGGGACATTCGGAACACTCCGTTTGTGGGTACGTGCCGTCAGTGTCGTATTCTTGCCGGACACATAGTCTGACAGTAACTTGCGGCCGACTGCTTGCGCCTCCTCGCCGCCGAATCGTAAGGGATCCCAAGTCGCAAGAACAGGaaggttggtgttgttgccTAGGTCAAACGTGACATTTCTTGATATGGCCTCGCCGAGAAGTTCTCCATCGTGAAGAATGTGTACGCTGAGATAAGGTACAACAGCTGCGTAGGGTGTAGGGTTTGTGAGGTTGACAAGAGCTCTCATCAGAATCCCCGTCTCTGTAGTTTCCATAACCTCGATCTCGCCGACTTGAGGCTTGAGTTTACCAAGTGCGTTTCCAGGGAATCCTGATCATAGGTCAGTATTGGCTCTTGCCATGATCGCAAGGCGCGTTAAGAAAATACTTCAGCGTGTAGATAAGGATTATTCATCCTCATGGGGGATGCAAGAGATTACCACAGCGATGACGGACCGTTTACTGGAATCTTGCCCTCTGCGGGAACCTTCTTCACCGTCAGAATGCCGAGGACGGTTTTCAGCTTTACGTCGACTTCGGCCTTGATGTCGAGTGTGATATCGCCGCCTCCAAACAGTAGCTTCTGCATGACCTCGCTGAACACGTCACCGTCGGTGATTGTCAAGGGGACGTCGACCAGCCGTGATGTAATGTTAAGGAGAGTTTCGCCGTTTTCGTTATCCTGGATCTTTGTTGAGTTGGCACTCTGCCAGTGGCGCAGGTTCAACTCGCCCATTTTACGCTTCTTGTAAAACAGATCAGCGTTGGAGCGGAGCTTGTCCACCCCCAAATCCACATTCAGCTCAGGTGGAACAGCTGCGAGCACTTGTGCAGTACCAGATACTCGGGGCTCACCCTCGGGGTCATCGACATCGGCGAAAGGGTCGGGTAGTTTAAAGTCGACATCCGTCAGGGAAAATTTACGAATCAAACTATCGAATGATCGTCCTGGAAAATCGACTGGTACTGTAATACTCTCCAGGATATCCGAGATCCATTCGGGGGTATCGGTATTGTTTGTCTTCTTCCCTCTTACAAACACCTTGGCATCCTCGCCGTGCAGATAACGGTCCATGAAATGGTCGAGAGGGGATGATTCAGAATGAGGGCACGCTTTCGTCAAAGATTCTGGAATGTCGCGGATGATGCCTTTGGCGTCGGCTTGAACATCTGCCTTAGCTCTAACATCAATTGGCTCTGTGACAGCATCTGCAACACTGATAGAGGGCAGTGATGAGTCGCAGTTGGGTACTAAAACTTCAAACCCAAGAGTCGGGACTCGGAAGGACACTGGGTAGTCATTGTGGACTTTCAAGGATACATCGGCCTCGATCACTTTTCGTCCGTGGCCATCTACCGGGCGATCGTGAAGATCCATGCGCTCTATGCTGTAGTTGGGCATTGATGGGATATCATTAGCTGCAAGTTTGTCAGTCCAGCACTACAGAAATAAATTCGCCTTTTCTCATTAAAAGAGTGTCTTCTTTCCTAAGAATAGAGTAGCATAGGAGCGGTAGAGAGCCTGACCTTCAAAGACCATGGATTCCGCCACATCGTGAGCACCAAGAGGGATGATTCCCGATTTGAGGTGAACCTTGGTTTTGCCCACTACTTTCAATTGCTTCAGGTTCCCTTCTAACCAATCATTCGCAATCTTGCGGATATGCTCAGCGTCGCCGGGGTTGACATCTGCCACGAAGTCTAGCTCATTGGTGTGTCCATTAACTACATCAACGACTAGAGGAGGAATAACAGCAGTGCCGGCAAGCGCATCGGCGTACTCGGGTAGATAGACGTTGACAGTTGTTTCTTTGGTCTCAAGTTTTCGCATAATTCCAGTGACTGCTTTTCCAATACGGCGGGAATTTTGGTTATCGACCCGCGATCCATCGAGATAGACATTTGCACGAATACGCGCCCGGATGCCATAGCTTGTGATGTTCTCAATTGATAGATTGGTAGGTTCAAGAACAGCGGCTTTCTCGGCGTACTCCTTGACGGCAGGCGGGACGAGGAAACCGAGAATTATGATGAGAATTACGATGATACCAAGGAGCGCCATGGCTATGATGGAAGGCCACCGCCAAGGTGCTTTGGTGCTGGTCTTCTTGTTACAAATTGACCAGAGACTCCACGCGGCCCGGGACTGAGGCTCATTCGAGGCCCGACCATTTTGTTCGCTCTCGCTATCGTCATCGTGATTCCCGTCATCGCTTCTGTTAAGAAGTGGCGATGTTTCGGTaggctcctcttcctcgcgCGTTGGGGAGGCAAGAGGCTCGTTCTCCTCGGCCGGCATTGTGGTCGTATCGGATGAAGTGGAAACCCGTCTAACAGAGATTCGGGGCGCTCATGCGGCGCAAGTGGCTTGGGGCAGGCTGTAGTTCAAAGagggaggttgatgatgtgtTGGATGTtggggatgatgttgaagtcaGAAGTAATCATCAAGTTGAGGTAAGGTAGGGAGGGATTCGTCATCGAGGTGAAGTCACTTTGGCAGGGTTTATGAGTGATAAGGTTGTAGCGGGCGGTGATGTGATTGGCTTGGTTATGTCTGATCCAGGAACAGAACCACAAGGCACCTCAGGCCCCAGCTTTTCGATCCTGAAACTCCATTCcatgggggggggggtttgGAATTTGGTCTCGCACGCGACGTCATTTTTTAATTGAAcaaatttttattaatagatcAAAGTTGAGGGTCCATTTCCATTTTAATTTCGATTTCCAAGCTAATAGATCTTTGACAATCAATATGTAGTGTTCCCAACATGGAGATGTCTTTATACCTACTTAtcttagtaggtaggtagcccATAAATGGTACCTAAATAATAATGCCACCAGGCGATATTGCAGCAGAATCTTAACCACGATAGCAAATGAGCAGACATATCATCAGAACACACCAATAAAATCAACACACATGTACTATCTACATAAACACCTTCACGAATATGTGCACTCTAGACCTTTCAACGCCGCCTAGGCGTGTCTGGAGGAGACTTGGGAGGGACAGCTATCTTATGGCATAACAATATCTCCTCGAGCTCGTCGGCTTGCTTCCGATGCCAGGGATCTAGGGACATATATCACGCGGCTGAGAGCTCTCATCGCCTCTGCTCAGGGTAAGACAGAAAGCAGCTCACGTTTGGAATCTAAAACGGAACAAGCAGACCAGATATGTCACTCATGCGTATCACAGCTTCCCAAGGCTTATAAATGGGAGAAGCTGTTGAGCAATGAAAACACTCCAATTATGATTCTCTACACCCTTATTACCTACTTATTTCCATCTCGAGATCTTGGCGTAAATTGGCGAGCTCAGTCGGCCAACAGGATCATGGCTATTGAAAATTCAACCGCCGGTAACGGGCGTGTGACCAAAGGGCTCACTCACCGTCATGTAAGTGGAGTTTGACAACAGCGGCGACACATTGGGTTCACAACTATCCAATACGTTTGTATGTATACACGATCGATATAAATCGCAACCAGATCCAATCATGTATAATAAGGTCGTCTAAGTGATAGATATCCTAGGACTTAAGTATCCCATTAATTAGAGTCAGCGTCCCGAGACCGGCTTAACATCACATTAAAGTGGGGCATATACTCTTTGGCCTGGAGGAACAGAAAGCGGGACATGGCCCTCCAATGGTGACTCTTCCTACCACACAGACTCATCATATCTTGACCTACTTAAGCCATTGGCTTAAAGAAAAGTTTACTTTCTTCCTTCGATCTGACGTTCAGCTCAATTCTAGGCTTCAGAGCTCATTTTCTCATTTATGCAATTACTCATTGACTCATTCTGCTCAACACACAGCTTAAAATGAAGACTTCAGCTTTCCGAATCGCTCGAGAGGCCGCTGCAGGCCTTCAGAAACGAGCGTACTCACAGGCTGCAACACCTAGGCATCTTATGACAATTGCTGATCTTACTCCCAATGAGTTTGCCAACCTTGTCCGTGATGCCAACACTCGAAAAATAGCCGTCAAGGGCGGGGCTCCCGCGAGCTATCTCAAtgctggtcttgctggtAAGACTGTTGCTATGATGTTCAGCAAGCGCAGTACCCGTACTCGAGTTTCCACTGAAGCTGCTGTGACTATGCTTGGTGGCAATCCCATGTTTCTCGGGAAGGATGATATTCAGCTTGGTGTAAGTTGCCCTTACATGATGAAGACCTACCTGTACTAATGCCTGCCAAGGTTAATGAGTCGCTATACGACACTTCGGTTGTCATTTCTTCCATGACCTCCTGTATGGTCGCTCGAGTTGGACCTCATTCTGACGTCGCTAATCTCG from Fusarium fujikuroi IMI 58289 draft genome, chromosome FFUJ_chr04 harbors:
- a CDS encoding related to DNA binding protein SART-1 produces the protein MDAATIEETNRIRISLGMKPLPVPGADNTSQNQSMYADGDAPSTLESRQAQAYDNYNKMIEAEKAKKKREEKAAAVRKARELAQRNAVLEGKGFGEAEEGGDLSAKDWLIGQKKRQKKIAKVRKLEEELAAAEAEAAAAVQYTSKDLAGIKVGHDTAAFLDGDDQILTLKDTTIDENEEEGDELENLNMREAEKLAERLDNKKKKPGYNPLDDDEDGERGILSHYDEEIEGKKSKKFTLDTSGVIAELSDILEKPADKTKNGQNVSLDDVIGDAPISSDYIDPSQIKVKKPKKKKGNKGTRQKPKDDDDLFSIETTPTDDLMDIDSNDMTKKKRKAVDDTFVDDDDLQATLAIQRKNALKKRKRTRPEDIARLLKEDDNEPEPAEQQEGGLVLDEVSEFVAGLSKPGENEERKPRRPKTVSKSPEPDDDHPMGDDAEVVEEKPQSSAVEELDEAGVEEEKAVGAGMGAALALLRERGLVEDTRGDAEYTSLRNREDFLAKKRLLEEELDEQARAQRERDRTSGKLDRMSVREREEWARQQNTWRDQQQSRRMAELFSAGYKPNVDIKYTDDHGRSLDHKEAFKYMSHKFHGKGSGKGKTEKRLKKIEDEKRREAQSMFDASSAGMSLAAQQQLKKRREAGVRLA